The DNA region TCAAtccaataacactggattttaatTCACTTTGTGCAATTCCACAATGAATAACACTGGATTTCATGTGAAACTTAAATTCCATCAAACTCCATTAAACTACCAAATTCAATAACACCTCCTAAATGTTGTCTAAAGTGGTTTCAACAATTAAACAAATATGTGACACTGTAGTTAAAAGTACACCGAGATTATAAGACAATGAACTTCCACAAATATAACCATAAATAATAATGTATTCacatttctataaattaaaagaaacattagtagGTTTTAACGAAGATGTGAAGAAGTCATGAGATCAGAATCAATTAGAGTCTGGAGAGACTTAGCTTTCCTTCCTGTAACCTTACCAGCTTCTTTCAACAGCTGCACCAACCTTCCCTTCTCCTCTTCTGTATCAACGTTCGCTGTTCCGAGCTTCTCCTCCCTAGCCCCAACCACATGTCCTAGCAACGCAATCGCATCCTCCAACCTATAATAATCACAACCAAAAGTAAATAAGAAGAGGCtgtaacaaaaacataaaccaacACAAGTGGTAACTTACCTCCCAATTGCATCATAAGCTCCTGCGAGGTTATTGTACACTCCAAGCGTCTCCGGGTGATACATACCACATTCTTGTTCCAACACACATTTAGCTTCTTCAAACAACTCAACACCCTCTTCAATCTCACCAAGCTGAACGCAAGCCAAACCCATTTGGTTAACCGCGATCCCGTAAAACGTCGACTGTTTCTTCCCCGTCCCTGTCCCGCGTAGCTTCGAGACCGCGCTCTTAAACGTGTTGTACGAGTCCAAGTACTTCCCCATCATATAGTACAACACTCCCATCTGAGCTTCGATACCAACAACCATCATCTTCTGACCAGGACCACCATCACCGTATATCTTCAACGCCTTTTGCAGCAACGTCACAGCTCGTTCCACCTCGTTCATAGACTCGCATATCACCGAGATCTCCGTAAGACCGCTAGCAATCTCCTCGGGAGAGATCTCCAGAGTATGTTGCGACTCGTCGTATATCCGTAGAGCGTTGTCAATGTAAGACTTGGCTTCTCTCGTTTTACCGGTTCGGTTGTAGAGATCGGCTAAACGGATGTAAACCGAACCAACTGATGGATGGTTCTCTCCCTTTGCTGTCTTCAACGCGGTGAGAGACTTGTGGTAAGCAGAGATGGCTTCGTCGAAACGGGACAGAGACAAGTAGGAGTCTCCGATGCTGGCGTCGACGAAAGCGACCTCGGAGTCATCTTCTTCTCGTCCGTTTGCTGATGACATGGCCATGCTGGCTAACACCAAATGCTCCAAGGCGTTCTCGTGGTCTCCTTTGGTCTCGCATATAAGTCCCATGAGTCTTCTGTCCGCTGCCTCGGCGATGGAGCCTGGCGAACCGTTTTGTCGGTGGATAGAGAGAGCCGTTTGGCAGAGCTTCTCAGCTTCGTCGAAACGTAAGGCTTGGACCAGAGCCTCGGCTAAGTATCTGCACGTTTCACCGACTCTTGGGTCGTTTTCTCCAAGAAACTTCTTCTGGATTGTTAACCCCTCGGTGTAACATGACACCGAGTTCTCTAGCTGTCCCGTCATGGCGTAAGTGTCGCCTAACTGCATCAGTCCAGCGAATTTGGCCAGCGCATAACCTTCTTCGACAACCGGGAGCTCGATGGAGCGCTGCAGAATTGGTATGGCCTCGTTGTACTCTTTTAGCTTGCAGTAGATAGCTGCTGTAACGTGCAGACACATGATCTGTTCCAAACACGGTTTCTTTTTATCAGCAGAAGCCTCGAACAGCTTAGATGCTCTAAGAGATAACTCTAGAGCTTTGTTGATACTCTCGCCAGAGCTGATCAAGTTTCTCGCTTGGTTCAGTAAGAAACGTGCCAGCTCGGATGATGGTTCTTCATTCCCACCGCCATTCtgtactttcttcttcttccttgtggCGTTACCAAGTCCCATGTTTGCATTCTTCTTACCAACTTGTTTCTCCGTATCCTTCGGCGTGATGACCTCAGAGGAGCTTGGCTTAGCAGCAGCAGCACTTGCTGGTCTCACCGTGTCAATCACCGTGtcaacctcctcctcctcttcttcatcttcttcggtTATGTCTAGATCCGGTGACTCTCCTAGAGCAAGGTGCTGTAGATCAGAATCAATCTTTGACTCCTCGTCACCGTACGATCCAAAGCTCTGCCTCGAAGGAGAGTGATTAGTAGAGCTCCGCAGCTCGCAGAGATTCTTGCATAGCTCCTCTATCGTTGTGTCAAAAGCAACATCGGCATCCGAACCACCACCATTTAATTCGTTAACAGACAGACCTCCATCCATTTTTCTTTACtcctaataaaaaaaacagctctctctctctctctctctctctctgcagaCGATAAACAGACACAACCATAAGCAAGAAGAACATCATCCAGAACTCAAATTCGAATGGGcaatttcaccaaaaaaaagGAAGGCTTTTTTTTGGGAAACAATAATAGAAACATCCAAAAAAATGAATCGGTTATTGAAGAACACAGAACCCTTTATCATAACCAAAATACGCAAATGGCTGCTCATATAATCATTCAGGAACTTTCATTATACACATTGTTTTTCAGAGATTGTTGTTGAGAAAAATAGAAGGAAAAAGGAAGTCGTAAGGAGACAAAGAAGGAAACATATAGACAAAAATCTTACCTCTAGGGGTTTGTGTCGGAATGGGATTCCTCGGAAGGAGACAGAGAACAGAAAAATGGAAGACAAGCGTAAATGTAGAGATACGATAAGTCCAGAAATAGATCGAGGTTTAGAGAGTTGAAATTTCAACTTTTTCGGTGGAAtgtcagagagagagagagagaatatttATTATTCTCTTCCTTCCTCATATCTCTGATGCCGCCATGCTCTTGTTTATATTTTGCTGTCATGTCGTCCTCACGGGtacaccacaaaaaaaaaaagaactgcaTCTCTTACTCTTAAAAAACCGGTTTACAAGTTCACCTAACTTTAGGAGAAACTGagttttaagattatttatttactcAACTGTTCCTTTTCAATATCAATCGACTGGCACCACAAACTTTAGAAAACTCTCATGTTCTCTAATAATTGGGTTTGAGTCGATTCTCGGGTGTGAATAAGCTCACCTAGAGACTTTGTAAGCAGCATGTATTATATATCTTGTGTATGGAAAGAAAACATGAGCCACAATATAAGTTACAATAAAGCTTTTCCCCATCTTAAAACACTCTCG from Raphanus sativus cultivar WK10039 chromosome 8, ASM80110v3, whole genome shotgun sequence includes:
- the LOC108822780 gene encoding protein KINESIN LIGHT CHAIN-RELATED 3, whose amino-acid sequence is MDGGLSVNELNGGGSDADVAFDTTIEELCKNLCELRSSTNHSPSRQSFGSYGDEESKIDSDLQHLALGESPDLDITEEDEEEEEEVDTVIDTVRPASAAAAKPSSSEVITPKDTEKQVGKKNANMGLGNATRKKKKVQNGGGNEEPSSELARFLLNQARNLISSGESINKALELSLRASKLFEASADKKKPCLEQIMCLHVTAAIYCKLKEYNEAIPILQRSIELPVVEEGYALAKFAGLMQLGDTYAMTGQLENSVSCYTEGLTIQKKFLGENDPRVGETCRYLAEALVQALRFDEAEKLCQTALSIHRQNGSPGSIAEAADRRLMGLICETKGDHENALEHLVLASMAMSSANGREEDDSEVAFVDASIGDSYLSLSRFDEAISAYHKSLTALKTAKGENHPSVGSVYIRLADLYNRTGKTREAKSYIDNALRIYDESQHTLEISPEEIASGLTEISVICESMNEVERAVTLLQKALKIYGDGGPGQKMMVVGIEAQMGVLYYMMGKYLDSYNTFKSAVSKLRGTGTGKKQSTFYGIAVNQMGLACVQLGEIEEGVELFEEAKCVLEQECGMYHPETLGVYNNLAGAYDAIGRLEDAIALLGHVVGAREEKLGTANVDTEEEKGRLVQLLKEAGKVTGRKAKSLQTLIDSDLMTSSHLR